In Leptolyngbya sp. SIO1E4, one DNA window encodes the following:
- a CDS encoding ABC transporter ATP-binding protein produces the protein MARRSSYWQLRPYIREQWRTITYALLCTLVFTAFWPVLAWLSGRMLSLLVQGKVVALAQTAAVTIAGFVIHKLGQYGQDSLMSKAALQSAFKLRVQVYTHLQKLSLAYFETAQTGDLTYRLTEDVDRIGEVIKKLFQDFIPSMLQLGVILIYMLWLNWQLTLATFVLVPVLALLVGWFGDRMLAYSRRSQNLVSDLSSQLTEVFSGIRLVRAFAAEDYAIERFTEEAERHRQAKYLAAWLLAVQYPVVGLLYAGIVLCLFLMGSWQIALGNLTGEAFASYVTAGLLLIDPITHTTENYTLFKEAEASVDRVFELFAIAPAVQEHAQAKPLPAVTGKVEYQEVTFSYQPGEPVLRRVNLLTMPGEKIALVGSSGAGKSTLVNLLPRFYDPQGGKILIDGIDIATVTLKSLRRQIGIVPQETVLFSGTIAENIAFGQKHVDLAAVEAAAKVANAHTFISQFSQGYHAWVGERGVNLSGGQRQRIAIARAVLLNPRILILDEATSALDSESENLVQEALERLMGDRTAFIIAHRLATIRNADHILVVEKGQIVESGNHETLLAKGDRYAYLYTQQFQQ, from the coding sequence TTGGCACGACGGTCTAGCTATTGGCAACTTCGTCCCTACATTCGAGAACAATGGCGCACGATTACCTATGCGCTGTTGTGTACCCTGGTCTTCACAGCCTTTTGGCCCGTCTTGGCCTGGTTGTCTGGGCGCATGTTATCGCTGTTAGTGCAGGGCAAAGTCGTTGCTCTGGCACAAACTGCAGCCGTCACGATCGCAGGCTTTGTGATCCACAAACTAGGGCAATATGGGCAAGATTCTTTGATGTCAAAGGCGGCCCTGCAATCAGCTTTTAAGCTCAGGGTGCAGGTATATACCCATTTGCAAAAGCTGAGCCTGGCCTATTTTGAGACGGCCCAAACCGGCGATTTAACCTACCGTCTAACCGAAGACGTTGATCGCATCGGTGAAGTCATTAAAAAGCTGTTTCAGGACTTTATTCCCAGCATGCTGCAGCTGGGGGTGATCCTGATTTATATGCTGTGGCTCAACTGGCAGCTGACCCTGGCAACGTTTGTATTAGTGCCTGTTTTGGCCTTACTGGTTGGTTGGTTTGGCGATCGCATGTTGGCCTATTCTCGCCGCAGCCAAAATCTCGTCTCCGACTTATCTTCCCAGCTCACGGAAGTTTTCAGCGGCATTCGCCTGGTTCGTGCCTTTGCCGCAGAAGATTACGCTATTGAGCGCTTCACCGAGGAAGCCGAACGCCATCGCCAGGCCAAATATTTGGCCGCCTGGCTGCTGGCAGTACAGTACCCGGTGGTAGGGCTGCTATACGCAGGGATTGTGCTGTGTCTGTTTCTGATGGGGAGCTGGCAAATTGCCCTGGGGAATTTAACGGGCGAGGCTTTTGCCAGTTACGTTACTGCGGGTCTGTTGCTGATCGATCCCATCACCCACACCACTGAGAACTACACCCTCTTCAAAGAAGCAGAGGCCTCTGTCGATAGGGTTTTCGAGCTGTTTGCGATCGCGCCTGCGGTACAAGAACACGCCCAGGCTAAGCCGCTCCCTGCCGTGACGGGCAAAGTTGAATACCAAGAGGTGACCTTCAGCTATCAGCCGGGTGAGCCGGTTTTGCGGAGGGTCAATCTGCTGACGATGCCGGGAGAAAAAATTGCCCTGGTAGGTTCTTCTGGGGCCGGGAAAAGCACGCTGGTGAACTTGCTGCCCCGGTTCTATGACCCTCAAGGGGGAAAAATTCTGATCGATGGCATCGATATTGCCACGGTGACCCTGAAAAGCCTGCGGCGACAAATTGGCATTGTCCCCCAGGAAACGGTGCTCTTTTCCGGCACGATTGCAGAGAATATCGCGTTTGGCCAAAAACACGTTGACCTGGCAGCAGTGGAAGCAGCCGCTAAGGTTGCCAATGCCCACACGTTTATCAGCCAGTTCTCTCAGGGATACCACGCCTGGGTGGGGGAACGCGGTGTCAACCTCTCTGGCGGTCAGCGTCAACGAATTGCCATCGCCCGTGCCGTTCTGCTCAATCCCCGCATTCTGATTTTGGATGAAGCAACCTCCGCCCTCGATTCAGAATCCGAAAACCTGGTGCAAGAAGCCTTAGAAAGGTTGATGGGCGATCGCACGGCTTTTATCATTGCTCACCGTCTTGCCACTATCCGCAATGCTGACCACATTTTAGTGGTTGAAAAAGGTCAGATTGTGGAATCAGGCAATCATGAAACGCTACTAGC
- a CDS encoding gamma carbonic anhydrase family protein, protein MPNFDAPILTTVGNFWAAPETSQTAFVAPGATIIGEVSLAEGVSIWYGAVLRADVAAIHIGPYSNIQDGAILHGDPGQPTVLEDYVTVGHRAVIHSAHIEAGSLIGIGAVVLNGVRVGAGSIVGAGALVTKSVPPRSLVVGLPAKLARPVSEDEAADLIEHAKKYHQLALVHAGKGTHRGFL, encoded by the coding sequence ATGCCCAATTTTGATGCTCCAATTTTGACGACTGTAGGAAATTTTTGGGCTGCCCCGGAGACTTCCCAGACTGCTTTTGTCGCCCCTGGAGCGACCATCATTGGGGAGGTTTCCTTGGCTGAAGGCGTCAGTATTTGGTACGGGGCGGTGTTACGGGCAGATGTGGCAGCTATCCATATTGGCCCTTATAGCAACATTCAAGATGGGGCAATTTTGCACGGGGATCCTGGGCAGCCAACCGTCTTAGAAGACTATGTCACCGTTGGCCATCGGGCGGTGATTCACAGTGCCCATATTGAGGCCGGTAGCCTGATTGGCATTGGTGCCGTTGTGCTGAATGGTGTTCGGGTAGGCGCTGGTAGCATCGTGGGCGCAGGGGCCTTGGTAACCAAGTCTGTGCCGCCGCGATCGCTGGTTGTTGGTCTGCCAGCTAAGCTCGCTCGCCCCGTTTCAGAGGATGAAGCGGCTGACCTGATTGAACATGCTAAGAAATATCACCAACTCGCCCTGGTTCATGCGGGCAAAGGGACTCACAGGGGATTTCTCTAA
- a CDS encoding photosystem II protein Y — protein sequence MDWRILVVLAPVALAASWALYNVGKAALGQFQAFLNREA from the coding sequence ATGGATTGGCGAATTCTGGTGGTTTTAGCTCCGGTTGCCTTAGCAGCTAGCTGGGCCCTTTATAACGTTGGCAAGGCTGCTTTAGGTCAGTTTCAAGCTTTCCTAAATCGGGAAGCTTAG
- the rdgB gene encoding RdgB/HAM1 family non-canonical purine NTP pyrophosphatase — protein sequence MPTVIVATGNPGKLREMQTYLAELGWHLALKPDAIDVDETGTTFLENARLKASEVAKATGHWAIADDSGLAVEVLNGAPGIYSARYGTTDANRIERLLKEIGNAPSRAASFVCALALARPDGSIALETEGVCPGEIAHQPSGEGGFGYDPVFYVPAAGKTFAEMTRPEKDRISHRGVAFAQLMPALKSLQLS from the coding sequence ATGCCCACCGTTATTGTCGCCACGGGTAACCCTGGCAAATTAAGAGAAATGCAGACTTACCTGGCAGAACTAGGGTGGCATCTGGCGCTAAAACCGGATGCCATTGACGTGGATGAAACCGGCACCACATTTTTGGAGAATGCTCGGCTGAAAGCCTCTGAAGTGGCCAAGGCGACGGGGCACTGGGCGATCGCCGATGACTCTGGATTAGCGGTAGAGGTCCTAAACGGCGCACCCGGCATTTATTCCGCCCGGTATGGCACAACAGACGCTAATCGCATTGAGCGGCTCCTGAAAGAGATTGGCAACGCACCCAGTCGGGCGGCCAGCTTTGTATGTGCGCTTGCGCTAGCACGACCCGATGGCTCCATCGCCTTAGAAACCGAAGGGGTGTGCCCTGGAGAAATTGCCCATCAGCCTAGCGGTGAAGGGGGGTTTGGCTATGATCCGGTCTTCTATGTGCCTGCCGCAGGCAAAACCTTTGCAGAAATGACCCGCCCAGAAAAAGACCGCATCAGCCACCGGGGTGTGGCCTTTGCCCAGCTCATGCCCGCGCTGAAATCTCTGCAGCTTTCCTGA